Genomic segment of Pseudomonas iranensis:
TTGCCGTAGATGCGCAGGGTTTCCGGGTTCTGCGCTTCGCTGCGATACAGCTCGGCGCCGGTGCGCAGCACCGTGGACAAGCCCTTGATGACCGGGCTGTGCGGGTCATCTTCGGTTTCGCATTTGGCGTGGTGTTTACGGTGGATGGCGGTCCACTCGCGGGTGTTCTGCGCCGTGGTCAGCCACAGCCAGAAACGGAAAAAGTGCTTGAGACCCGCATTCAGCTCGAGCGAGCGGTGGGCCGAGTAACGGTGCAGATAGACCGTGACGGCAACAATCGTCACATGGGTCATCAGCAGGGTGACCGCGACCAGTGACCAGGCCGACAAGCCAAGAAAACCTTCGTACCACATAGGCTATAGGGCCCTCGATAAAGATAAAAACAGCCGTTGCATTATCACTAAGCACACAGATAAAACCAGTCGCCCTTTCAGATAAGAAGTCGCTGAATGTTTCTTCACCTATAATTCCAACCTTTTTGTAGGGACATGGACGACCGAATGTCTGCGACTTACCGCGATGCCTTGCGTGCAGCGCTGCTCTACCTCGTACTCGCCGCCGTATGGCTGCAGGTTTCTGATCATTTATTAAGCAGATTCTTCGATGACTCCAGTGCGCTGGCCCGCTGGCAACTGATCAACGGTTATTTGCTGGCAGCGATCAGTGCCGGGCTGATTTTTCTCGCGCGGGCGCGGCTGTGTCGGTTTCTCGGCATCGGTGCCCGCCTGCGCGAGCGCCACAGCGACCGTGAGCGTCTGCGTCAGGCGGCCGCCGTGTTCGATTGCACCCGCGAAGGCGTGCTGGTTACCGATCACCGGGGCCTGATCGTCCACGTCAACCGCGCCTTTATCCAGATCACCGGTTATCGGCGCGACGAAGTCATCGGCCAGCAGCCCAGTCTGTTCAAGTCCGGCCATCATCCGCCGGGCTTCTATCAGGCGATGTTCGCCACCCTTGAGGCTGAAAGTGAATGGAGCGGTGAGATCTGGAACCGGCGCAAGACCGGCGAGATTTATCCACAGTGGCAGACCATTCGGGTGATTCACGATGATTTCGGCCGGCTCAGCCATTACGTGGCGGTGTTCTCCGACATCAGTGCGATCAAGGATTCCGAGTCCGAGCTCAAACACCTGGCGCATCACGATCCGTTGACCGATCTGCCCAATCGCCTGCTTTTCAGCGACCGCGCCGAGCAGGCGTTGTCTTCCGCGCAGACACACAAGCGTGGCTGCGCGCTGCTGATGCTCGATCTGGATCATTTCAAGATGATCAACGACAGCCTCGGGCATAACGTCGGCGATCGGTTGCTCAAAGCGGTGGCGACGCGGTTGCAGGCATTGTTCGGCCCCGGCATCACCCTCGCAAGGCTCGGCGGTGACGAGTTCGCGGTGCTCGCGGAAAGTTGTCCACAGCCGGCCCAGGCCGCCGCGCTGGCGCAACGGACTCTGGACGCGTTGAAGGAGCCGGTGCTGGTAGATGGCAATCAACTGTTCATCAACGCGAGCATCGGCATCAGCCTGTTTCCCAGCGATGCCCTCAGCGCCGAGCAGTTGTTGCGCAATGCCGACAGTGCGCTGTTCAAGGCCAAAAGCAGCGGGCGCAATGGCTACGCGCTGTACACCGAAGAGCTCACCGCCCACGCCCAGCAACGGGTCGAAATCGCCTTCGAGCTGCGCCGTGCACTGGAGCAGGAAGAGCTGCGCGTCTACTACCAACCGGTGCATGACCTGCAAAGCAGCCGTCTGATCGGCGTCGAGGCACTGGTGCGCTGGCAGCATCCGCAGCGCGGGCTGGTGTCGCCGGCGGAGTTCATTCCGATTGCCGAGCGCACCGGGCTGATCGCCGAGATCGATGCCTGGGTGATGCAGCAGGCCTGCCGACAGATGTGCCAATGGCAGCAGAGCGGTGTGGTGCTGGCGTTCGTCGCGGTGAATGTTTCGTCGCGGCTGTTTGCCCGACGTAAGCTTTACCAGCAGGTGGCGCAGGTGCTGCACGACACGGGGCTGGATCCGGCGTATCTGGAGCTGGAAGTTACCGAAAGCGCGGTGATGGATGATCCGGAAGTGGCGCTGGAACAGATGCATCGCTTGCGCGAGCTGGGTGTGCGTCTGGCCATCGATGATTTCGGCACCGGCTATTCGTCGTTGCTGCGGCTCAAGCGCCTGCCGGTGCAGAAACTCAAGATCGATCAGGGCTTCGTCGCAGGGTTGCCGTGGGATGAGGATGACGTGGCGATTGTCCGGGTGATCATCGCGCTGGCGCGGAGCATGGGTATGCAGGTGCATGCCGAGGGGATCGAGCAGGCTGAGCAGGCAATATTTCTGTTGGCGCAGGAATGCGATCTGGGGCAGGGCTACTGGTTTGGGCGGCCGGTGTCTGCGGATCGGCTTGATTGGGCGAAAACGCCATTGATTGGCTGAATAGGTCTTATATGGTTAACACCGACCTTGTGGTGAGGGGATTTATCCCCCTTGGGTCGCGTAGCGGCCCCAAGAAATGGGACTGCTACGCAGTCCAACGGGGATAAATCCCCTCGCCACAAGTTCTCTTGACGAGTTCAAATCAGCGCAAACCCCTTGCCCTTCCTCATATTATTTTCTGGTTATATAAACATTCTTAAATAGTCTTTTTAAGAATATCCATGCCTCTCTTATATTGCTCCCACGCCGAACGCAGTGCCGCCCACTGCCAGGCAAACCCCCTTCAAAGGAGCAGCACCATGAGCGCATCCCTTCGCAGCGTTGACGGTCAGGACGAAAGCACCATCTTGCGGGAAATCCAGAGCGCCCTGCGCGATCTGCGGTTCGGCGCGGTGGAGATCACTGTGCACAACGCGCAAGTGGTACAGATCGAACGCAAAGAGAAATTTCGTTTGCAGCAACCCGGTAAACAACCGGGCTGAAATAAAAAGATCGCAGCCTGCGGCAGCTCCTACAGGGGGCTGTGTGCAGGAGCTGGCGAAGGCGGCGATCTTTGAAACGGGACCGATTTCAGCAATACATAAGAAAAAGCCACCACCAGGAATTCCAGGAGCTTTCACCATGTCGTCGATTCGCCGTTATGCTTTGGCCGCGCTGGCCAGTGCCGTGTTTGCCGGTTCCGCCGTTGCCAAGGATTACGAGCTGCTCAACGTGTCGTATGACCCGACGCGCGAGCTGTATCAGGAATACAACGCCGAATTCATCAAGTTCTGGCAGCAGGATCATGCCGGCGACACGGTGAAAATCCAGCAGTCCCATGGCGGTTCGGGCAAGCAGGGCCGTGCGGTAATCGACGGTCTGCGGGCTGATGTGGTGACCCTGGCCCTGGCCGGTGACATCGATGAAATCGCCAAGCTCGGCAAGAGCCTGCCCGCCGACTGGCAGAAGCGTCTGCCGGAAGCGAGCACGCCGTACACCTCGACCATCGTGTTTCTGGTGCGCAAGGGCAACCCGAAAGGCATCAAGGACTGGGGCGATCTGGTCAAGAACGACGTTTCGGTGATCACGCCGAACCCGAAAACTTCGGGTGGCGCGCGCTGGAACTTCCTCGCCGCTTGGGCCTATGGCCTGAAAGCCAACGGTGGTGACGAAGCCAAGGCGAAGGAATACGTACAGACTCTGTTCAAGCACGTGCCGATCCTCGATACCGGCGCCCGTGGTTCGACCATTACCTTCGTCAACAACGGTCAGGGCGACGTGTTGCTAGCCTGGGAGAACGAAGCATTCCTGGCGCTGAAAGAAGACGGCGGCGCAGACAAGTTCGATATCGTCGTGCCGTCGCTGTCGATCCTCGCCGAACCGCCAGTGGCGGTGGTCGACAAGAATGCCGAGAAGAAGGGCAACGCGCAGATCGCCGAAGCCTACCTCAAGCATCTGTACAGCCCGGCCGGCCAGGAAATCGCCGCGAAAAACTTCTATCGTCCACGTGACAAGGACGTAGCGGCCAAGTACGCCCAGCAGTTCCCGAAACTGGAGCTGGTGACCATCGACAAGGACTTCGGCGGCTGGAAATCCGCGCAGCCGAAATTCTTCAACGACGGCGGCGTGTTCGACCAGATTTATCAGGCGCAGTAATCTGACTTGCAAACTGAGGGAGTGAACTCTTGTGGCGAGGGGATTTATCCCCGTTGGGCTACGCAGTAGCCCCAAAATCAGCAATTGCGACAAACCAGATACACCGCATGCGATGGTTTTGGGGCAGCTACGCTGCCCAACGGGGATAAATCCCCTCGCCACAGGGCTCGCTCCCACATTGATGCGTTCAGCGGAATGCTTTTAACCAGGGACTTTTATGTCGCGTCGTATCTCCCCCGTCATACCCGGCTTCGGGCTGACGCTGGGTTACACCTTGGTGTACCTCAGTCTGATTGTGCTTATCCCGCTGGCGGCGATGTTCGTCCACGCCGCCCAGCTGACCTGGGATCAGTTCTGGACGATCATCTCCGCACCGCGGGTGCTGGCGGCGTTGAAGCTGAGCTTCGGCACCGCGCTGTGCGCGGCGATCATCAACGGCATCATCGGCACATTGCTGGCCTGGGTGCTGGTGCGCTACACCTTCCCCGGGCGCAAGGTGATCGACGCGATGATCGATCTGCCGTTCGCCCTGCCGACAGCCGTGGCCGGTATCGCGCTGACGGCGCTGTACGCGCCGGCCGGGCTGGTCGGGCAATTTGCCGCTGACCTCGGTTTCAAGATCGCCTACACCCCGCTGGGCATCACCCTCGCGCTGACCTTCGTCACGCTGCCGTTCGTGGTGCGCACGGTGCAACCGGTGCTGGCCGATATTCCCCGTGAAGTCGAAGAAGCGGCGGCGTGCCTGGGTGCCAAGCCATGGCAGGTATTTCGCCACATTCTGGTTCCGGCCTTGCTGCCCGCCTGGCTGACCGGTTTTGCGCTGGCGTTCGCGCGTGGCGTCGGTGAGTACGGTTCGGTGATTTTCATTGCCGGCAACATGCCGATGAAAACCGAGATCCTGCCGCTGCTGATCATGGTCAAACTCGACCAGTACGATTACACCGGCGCTACCGCCATTGGCGTACTGATGCTGGTGGTCTCCTTCATACTGTTGCTGCTGATCAACTTGCTGCAGCGGCGCATCGAAACCCCATAAGGAGGCGCGAACATGTCCCAATCGTCCATTGCGGCCGCCTCTTCGGCCAACGCTGCGCGCCGTGGCAGCGCCACTTCGCGCAGAGTCCTGATCGGTCTTGGCTGGCTGATCTTTTTCCTGTTTCTGCTGCTGCCGTTGTTCATCGTCGTATCGCAAGGTCTGAAAAACGGTCTCGGCGCGTTCTTCACCGCGATTTTTGAACCGGACGCACTGTCGGCACTGAAGCTCACCGTGTTCGCCGTGTTGATTTCGGTGCCGCTGAACCTGGTGTTCGGTGTCAGCGCCGCGTGGTGCGTGAGCAAATACTCGTTCCGTGGCAAGAGCATGCTGGTCACGCTGATCGACTTGCCGTTCTCGGTGTCGCCGGTAATTGCCGGTCTGGTCTACGTGCTGATGTTCGGTGCGCAGGGCCTGTTCGGGCCGTGGTTGCAGGATCACGACATCCAGATCGTCTTCGCCCTGCCGGGCATCGTGCTGGCGACGATTTTTGTCACCGTGCCGTTCGTGGCCCGTGAACTGATCCCGCTAATGCAGGAACAAGGCACGCAGGAAGAGGAAGCCGCGCGCCTGCTCGGTGCCAACGGCTGGCAGATGTTCTGGCACGTCACCGTGCCGAACATCAAGTGGGGCCTGATTTACGGCGTGGTGCTGTGTACGGCGCGGGCCATGGGTGAATTCGGTGCGGTGTCGGTGGTTTCCGGGCACATTCGCGGGGTGACCAACACCTTGCCGCTGCACGTCGAGATCCTCTACAACGAATACAACCACGTGGCCGCGTTCGCTGTGGCGAGCCTGTTGCTGATCCTGGCGCTCTTCATCCTGCTGCTCAAGCAGTGGAGCGAAAACCGTATCAACCGCCTGCGCGCCAGCGCCGCGGAGGAATAATTCATGTCGATCGAAGTGCGTAACGTCAGCAAGAATTTCAATGCGTTCAAGGCGCTGGACAACATCAGCCTGGACATCCAGAGCGGTGAGCTGGTCGCGCTGCTTGGCCCGTCGGGCTGCGGCAAGACCACTTTGCTGCGCATTATTGCCGGTCTGGAAACTCCGGATCAGGGCAGCATCGTCTTTCACGGTGAAGACGTCTCCGGCCACGACGTGCGTGATCGCAACGTCGGTTTCGTGTTCCAGCATTACGCCTTGTTCCGCCACATGACGGTGTTCGACAACGTCGCGTTCGGCCTGCGCATGAAACCGAAAAACCAGCGCCCGAGCGAGAGCCAGATCGCGGCCAAGGTTCATGAACTGTTGAACATGGTGCAACTGGACTGGCTGTCGGATCGCTACCCGGAGCAGTTGTCCGGTGGCCAGCGTCAGCGCATCGCGTTGGCCCGAGCCCTGGCGGTGGAACCGAAAGTGTTGCTGCTCGACGAGCCTTTCGGCGCCCTCGATGCCAAGGTGCGCAAGGAACTGCGGCGCTGGTTGGCGCGGCTGCACGAAGATATCAACCTGACGTCGGTGTTCGTGACCCACGACCAGGAAGAAGCGATGGAAGTCGCCGATCGTATCGTGGTGATGGACAAAGGCGTGATCGAGCAGATCGGCTCACCGGGCGACGTCTACGAAAACCCGGCCAGCGACTTTGTTTATCACTTCCTCGGCGACTCGAACCGCTTGCTGCTGAGCGATGACAACCATGTGCTGTTCCGCCCGCACGAAGTGTCGTTGTCCAGGCATGAGCTGGAAGATCACCATGCCGCTGAAGTGCGTGATATCCGCCCATTGGGTGCGACGACGCGGGTGACACTGAAGGTGGAAGGGCAGACCGATCTGATCGAAGCGGAAGTGGTCAAGGATCACGACAGCCTGATCGGTCTGGCCAAGGGTGAGACCTTGTTCTTCAAGCCGAAGGTCTGGCAGAAAGTCGCCAATATTTAAAGGCAAAAGCTTCGCGAGCAGGCTCGCTCCCACAGGGAAAACTCATTCCAAATGTGGGAGCGAGCCTGCTCGCGAATACGATCTAGACAGCAGCGCGATTCGGATTGACCCGCACCACCCCCGCCCGCAACTCGATCTCTTGTTTCAATTCCTGCCGCAGCCCGAGCAAGAACGCCAGCTCGGCCACGACAAACAACGGCCCGACAATCAGCCCGCTGATGTCATCGACAAATGCCGGTTTGCGCCCTTCATAGTGATGCCCGACAAACTGGATCACCCAGCCGATCACGAACATCGCCAGGCCGCTGCTCAGCCAGACCATGGTGCTATGTTGCGCCAGTGCATGTCCGGTCCACACCGACAGGCCCATCAGTACTGTCATCAACACGCCGAACTTCAACTCCAGACGCAGGTAAAACCACGCCGAGGCCAGCGCCACTAAAACGGCTGGAGATATCCACAACCCGCCCAGCGCCCACTGCGGCCGAGACAGCAGCACAGCCACCGCCACCACGATCAGCGGAATGCCGATAAAGTGGCTGGCGATGTTGCGCGGGTCGCGGTGGTAGGCGGCGTATTGACTGAGGTGGTCGACGAGGCTTTTCATTGTTGTTCCTCCAGTGGGGTTGAATGCATCATCCCTCGGGATCCGCGTTCGCTCTGTCGGGCAGGCGACACTCCAGGAGTGGTTATGCAAATTCGTGCACGGTTGCTCAACGGCCAGTGGTTCAGCCATCTGCCTGCATCTTTTCAGGATAGCCTGCTGGCGCTGGCCCGAGAGCGGCGGCTGACGGCGGGGCAACGGCTGTTCCAGCGTGGCGATGCACCGTGCGGTCTGTACGCGGTGCTCGATGGCGCCGTGCGCATTGGCGCGGTGAGCGAGCAGGGCAAGGAGGCGTTGTTGAGTCTGGTGGAGGCGCCGCACTGGTTCGGCGAAATCTGCCTGTTCGACGGTCAGCCACGCACCCATGACGCCTATGCGGTCGGGCCGTGTACCTTGTTGAATATTCCCCAGGCGGCGTTGCTCAAATTGCTCGACGAACAGCCGCAGTATTGGCGGCATCTGGCGCTGTTGATGAGCCACAAATTGCGCCTGGCCTTCATCAGTCTCGAACAGCTGAGCCTGCTGCCCGCCCCGGCGCGTCTGGCGCATCGCTTGCTGATGATCGCCGAAGGCTATGGCGAACTCGACGCACCGCGTCGGGTGCTGCAACTGCCGCAGGAGCAGTTGGCGGCGATGCTGTCGCTGTCGCGGCAGACCACCAATCAGATCCTCAAGGATCTGCAGGGGCAGGGGATTATCGGGTTGGCCTACGGCGAGATCGAAATCCTCGATGCCGCAAGACTGCGTGCCCTGGCCACGATCTAAAAACTCACGCCGATCCAATGTCGGAACTGGCACCTGTGGCGAGGGGATTGATCCCCGCTGGCGCGCGCAGCGGCCCTGAAAAAATGGGACCGCTGCGCAGTCCAACGGGCATAAATCCCCTCGCCACAGAAACCAGTTCCAACAAAGGATCTGTGTTTATTTTACGAACCGCGATAGGTCGAGAAACCGTACGGGCTCAGCAGCAGCGGGATGTGGTAGTGCTGATCAGTCTGCTTGACCTGGAAGATCACCGGAATTTCCGGGAAGAACGTCTCGTGCTTGATCTTCTGGTAGTACTCGCCGGTCTTGAACACCACGCGGTATTCACCGGCTTCGAATGGCTGTTTGGCCGGGAACAGCTCGGCGATCCGCCCTTGCTCGTTGGTGGTGCCTTGGGCCAGTGGTTGCCAGTTTTCGCCGACGTGTTTTTCCAGGGTTACGTTGATGCCCGGTGACGGCAGGCCGTTTTCCAGGTTGAGCACGTGCACGCTCAGCGGATTGCCGGCGGCCAGCGCCAGGCTGGAAACAGCGCTCAGGCCGAGCGCGGCGAGGGTCATGCGCAGGGTGGTCATGGTGGATCTCCTTAGTGGGAA
This window contains:
- the cysT gene encoding sulfate ABC transporter permease subunit CysT → MSRRISPVIPGFGLTLGYTLVYLSLIVLIPLAAMFVHAAQLTWDQFWTIISAPRVLAALKLSFGTALCAAIINGIIGTLLAWVLVRYTFPGRKVIDAMIDLPFALPTAVAGIALTALYAPAGLVGQFAADLGFKIAYTPLGITLALTFVTLPFVVRTVQPVLADIPREVEEAAACLGAKPWQVFRHILVPALLPAWLTGFALAFARGVGEYGSVIFIAGNMPMKTEILPLLIMVKLDQYDYTGATAIGVLMLVVSFILLLLINLLQRRIETP
- a CDS encoding DUF962 domain-containing protein, which encodes MKSLVDHLSQYAAYHRDPRNIASHFIGIPLIVVAVAVLLSRPQWALGGLWISPAVLVALASAWFYLRLELKFGVLMTVLMGLSVWTGHALAQHSTMVWLSSGLAMFVIGWVIQFVGHHYEGRKPAFVDDISGLIVGPLFVVAELAFLLGLRQELKQEIELRAGVVRVNPNRAAV
- the uraH gene encoding hydroxyisourate hydrolase, which encodes MTTLRMTLAALGLSAVSSLALAAGNPLSVHVLNLENGLPSPGINVTLEKHVGENWQPLAQGTTNEQGRIAELFPAKQPFEAGEYRVVFKTGEYYQKIKHETFFPEIPVIFQVKQTDQHYHIPLLLSPYGFSTYRGS
- the cysW gene encoding sulfate ABC transporter permease subunit CysW, coding for MSQSSIAAASSANAARRGSATSRRVLIGLGWLIFFLFLLLPLFIVVSQGLKNGLGAFFTAIFEPDALSALKLTVFAVLISVPLNLVFGVSAAWCVSKYSFRGKSMLVTLIDLPFSVSPVIAGLVYVLMFGAQGLFGPWLQDHDIQIVFALPGIVLATIFVTVPFVARELIPLMQEQGTQEEEAARLLGANGWQMFWHVTVPNIKWGLIYGVVLCTARAMGEFGAVSVVSGHIRGVTNTLPLHVEILYNEYNHVAAFAVASLLLILALFILLLKQWSENRINRLRASAAEE
- a CDS encoding Crp/Fnr family transcriptional regulator; translated protein: MQIRARLLNGQWFSHLPASFQDSLLALARERRLTAGQRLFQRGDAPCGLYAVLDGAVRIGAVSEQGKEALLSLVEAPHWFGEICLFDGQPRTHDAYAVGPCTLLNIPQAALLKLLDEQPQYWRHLALLMSHKLRLAFISLEQLSLLPAPARLAHRLLMIAEGYGELDAPRRVLQLPQEQLAAMLSLSRQTTNQILKDLQGQGIIGLAYGEIEILDAARLRALATI
- a CDS encoding sulfate ABC transporter substrate-binding protein; the encoded protein is MSSIRRYALAALASAVFAGSAVAKDYELLNVSYDPTRELYQEYNAEFIKFWQQDHAGDTVKIQQSHGGSGKQGRAVIDGLRADVVTLALAGDIDEIAKLGKSLPADWQKRLPEASTPYTSTIVFLVRKGNPKGIKDWGDLVKNDVSVITPNPKTSGGARWNFLAAWAYGLKANGGDEAKAKEYVQTLFKHVPILDTGARGSTITFVNNGQGDVLLAWENEAFLALKEDGGADKFDIVVPSLSILAEPPVAVVDKNAEKKGNAQIAEAYLKHLYSPAGQEIAAKNFYRPRDKDVAAKYAQQFPKLELVTIDKDFGGWKSAQPKFFNDGGVFDQIYQAQ
- the oscA gene encoding sulfur starvation response protein OscA; protein product: MSASLRSVDGQDESTILREIQSALRDLRFGAVEITVHNAQVVQIERKEKFRLQQPGKQPG
- the dibA gene encoding phosphodiesterase DibA encodes the protein MSATYRDALRAALLYLVLAAVWLQVSDHLLSRFFDDSSALARWQLINGYLLAAISAGLIFLARARLCRFLGIGARLRERHSDRERLRQAAAVFDCTREGVLVTDHRGLIVHVNRAFIQITGYRRDEVIGQQPSLFKSGHHPPGFYQAMFATLEAESEWSGEIWNRRKTGEIYPQWQTIRVIHDDFGRLSHYVAVFSDISAIKDSESELKHLAHHDPLTDLPNRLLFSDRAEQALSSAQTHKRGCALLMLDLDHFKMINDSLGHNVGDRLLKAVATRLQALFGPGITLARLGGDEFAVLAESCPQPAQAAALAQRTLDALKEPVLVDGNQLFINASIGISLFPSDALSAEQLLRNADSALFKAKSSGRNGYALYTEELTAHAQQRVEIAFELRRALEQEELRVYYQPVHDLQSSRLIGVEALVRWQHPQRGLVSPAEFIPIAERTGLIAEIDAWVMQQACRQMCQWQQSGVVLAFVAVNVSSRLFARRKLYQQVAQVLHDTGLDPAYLELEVTESAVMDDPEVALEQMHRLRELGVRLAIDDFGTGYSSLLRLKRLPVQKLKIDQGFVAGLPWDEDDVAIVRVIIALARSMGMQVHAEGIEQAEQAIFLLAQECDLGQGYWFGRPVSADRLDWAKTPLIG
- a CDS encoding sulfate/molybdate ABC transporter ATP-binding protein — encoded protein: MSIEVRNVSKNFNAFKALDNISLDIQSGELVALLGPSGCGKTTLLRIIAGLETPDQGSIVFHGEDVSGHDVRDRNVGFVFQHYALFRHMTVFDNVAFGLRMKPKNQRPSESQIAAKVHELLNMVQLDWLSDRYPEQLSGGQRQRIALARALAVEPKVLLLDEPFGALDAKVRKELRRWLARLHEDINLTSVFVTHDQEEAMEVADRIVVMDKGVIEQIGSPGDVYENPASDFVYHFLGDSNRLLLSDDNHVLFRPHEVSLSRHELEDHHAAEVRDIRPLGATTRVTLKVEGQTDLIEAEVVKDHDSLIGLAKGETLFFKPKVWQKVANI